A single Pseudodesulfovibrio aespoeensis Aspo-2 DNA region contains:
- the rpmF gene encoding 50S ribosomal protein L32, translated as MAVPKKRTSRSRKGMRRSHDHVAVPNVVFCECGEPTLPHRACSVCGNYKGRQVISGKDA; from the coding sequence ATGGCAGTTCCCAAGAAACGGACTTCCCGCTCCCGCAAGGGCATGCGCCGCTCCCACGATCACGTGGCCGTTCCCAACGTCGTCTTCTGCGAGTGCGGCGAGCCCACCCTTCCTCACCGCGCCTGCTCCGTGTGCGGCAACTACAAGGGACGTCAGGTTATCAGCGGCAAAGATGCCTAA